TAAAGGGGAATGGTCGCAAGGTGAAGGTGAACGCTCTGTTGGATGATGGTTCGAATGAGACCTTTCTTAATGAGGAGATTGCAGGAGTTCTTGGTCTCAAGGAGAGATACCAGACTGTCAAGGTTAACGTTTTGAACAATGAGGTCGAAACATTTCAATCAATGCCACTAGAAGTTACCATCGAGAGCCTGGATGGAGAGTTTTGTAAGGATATAAAGGTCAAGACTTGCCCTAAAAGAGTAACAGGGGATTACAAGGTGGAGAACTGGAGGCAAAGCAAGGACAGGTGGGTTCATCTTCGGGAATGTGACTTCGCAGAACCTGCTCAAGATGGCTATGTGGACTTGTTAATAGGCGTGGACAATGCAGACCTGCATTATTCTAGAGCTGATGTACGTGGTGAGGAAGGAGCTCCAGTTGCTCGCCTTGGGCCTCTTGGATGGACATGTGTTGGATCACCAGAAGGAAGACAGGGAGCAGGGGCAAGGACACATGTTAGTCGCACTTTGTTTACCAGAGAGCCTACTGTCAGCGTTGACAGTGTCTGCTGTGATGTTGATCGTACGTTGAGAAGATTTTGGGAGGTGGAGAACTGTGGCTTAAGGGGCCATGATACTTTGATAGTTACAGAAGAGGAGAATGAGGCTTTAAAGAAACTTAAGGAATCTATTCGTTACACTGGAAAAGGTTACAAAGTGGGTGTTCCATGGAAGGAGGACAAACCTGAACTACCTGAAAATCGACACACTGCATTAATTCGGCTGTGTAACACcgaaaacaaattgaagaagGACTGTGCTCTTGGAGATGAGTACTCGGAGATTATTCACAGTTACGTTGAAAAAGGTTACTTGCGAAGGGTTGAGCCAGAGGAATCATCGCCACCAGAGGTTTGGTATCTGCCCCATTTTCCTGTAATTCGCATGGACAAGACAACTACTAAAGTACGCATCGTGTTTGACTGTTCAGCGAAAACTGATGGAGTTTCGTTGAATGATGCCATTTGTGCAGGTCCTAAATTACAGAAAGATTTGTTTGATGTGCTTATTAGATTCAGGAGGAACCCTGTCGCGTTAGCTTGTGACATAAAAGAAATGTACTTGCAAGTTGAGATTGAGGAGAGTGATCGTCCATACTTTCGCCTTTTGTGGAGGGACCTTGATTCCAGCCGGGAACCCGATGTCTACGAGTTCAGTCGTGTAGTATTTGGCAAGAACTCTGCACCAATGGAAGCTCAGTTTGTTGCTCAAGAAAATGCCAGAAGACATCGGCATCAGTATCCATTGGCAGCTGAAACTGTAATGAAGTCTACTTACATGGATGACTCGATTGATAGTGTGGAGACTGTGCGTGAAGGTATTCAGTTGTACAAGGAACTGGACAGTCTATGGGGAATTGCTGGCATGAAGGCAAGGAAGTGGATATCAAATTCTTCAGAAGTTGTTGAGGTCACACCAAAGGCAGACAGAGCAACTGAGTTGAAGATTACTGAAGGACAGGAACCTGTTGTTAAGACCCTTGGAGTTTCTTGGAACAGCACAAGTGACACGCTTAACATTTCGACTGCAGAGGAATCCACAGAACTTCTGCCAACAAAACGGAATGTACTGAAAAAGGTTGCTACGGTGTTTGATCTACTCGGTTTAGTCAGTCCTTTTGTCATCAGAGCTAAAATTCTTCTTCAGGAGACTTGGGCGCGAGGTTATGACTGGGATGATGTGATTTGTGATGAGGTTGCTGGTAGAATTGGAAGCTGGTATGATCAGCTCAGGAGCCTGGCTAGTGTGCAGGTGCCAAGGTGTCTTCGCGAAGCGAAGGAAGTAATCGCCCAGAGAGTCGTAACATTTGTGGATGCTTCAATACAAGCTTATGGAACTGCTGTATACTTACAGTGCGAATACAGTGATGCTACTACTTCAAGTCGATTGATTGCTTCAAAATCCAAGGTAGCTCCATTGAAGCCCATGACAGTGCCCAGACTGGAGCTAATGGGAGCGGTGCTAGGCTTAAGGCTGACACAGCATTTGATAGAGTTGCTAGGACTACCAATGCAAACTGTGACATTCTATTCGGACAGCATGGATGTGTTGTGGTGGGTTCGTGGTCATGGGAGAAGCTTTCGGCCGTTCGTAGCAAATCGTGTGGGAGAGATCCAGCTGGTGACTGAGCCAGCACAGTGGCAGCACGTGGGCACAGCTGAAAATCCAGCTGATCTTTGTACAAGAGGGGCCACCCCAGAGGAGCTGGAAGGAAACTCCCTTTGGTGGCAAGGTCCAAAATGGCTGCTATCGAGTGACAAGGCTAGTTGGCCCAAGATGGATGTTAGAGGACGTCCGGCCACACTTCCAGAAACAAAGAAACGCCAGGAGGGAGCTAGTGCCAGTGCCTTAACCTGTCGGTTACAGGAACAGAAAACAGAACCGAGATGTAATACTTGGAGGCTGGAGCCAACTCGTTTTTCAAGTTGGACGCGGTTGGTGCGACTTCAGGCGAGAGTGTGGCGAGAAGTCTACAACATGCGTAACCCGACGGAGAAGATAACAGGGCGAGAACTGTTACCAGAGGAGATTGAGGACGCAGAAGAAGAAATCATTAGCCAAACACAGTTGACAGCCTTTCCCGAAGAGTACATGGCATTGTCAAAAGGAAGAGAAATCCCTAAGAAGAGTCTGCTGAGCAAACTATGTCCATGGTTGGATGATCAAGGTGTAATGCGGTGTAGTGGTCGACTTCAGTTTGCTGAAAGCCTTCAATATGATGTCAGATTTCCTATCATACTACCAAGGGGACAGTGGGTGACAAGGCTCATAGTCAAGCATTTCCACGAGATGGCTAATCATGGCGCTGGAACTAACTTTGTGTTATCGCAGCTCAGTGGAAAGTTCTGGATCGTTGCAGCACGTGAGGAGATAAGAGCGTGGGAGAACGAGTGCAATGAGTGTAAAAGACGCAAGAACAAGCCAGCCACACAGATCATGGGACCGCTGCCACAAGTAAGGTTGCGCTTCACATATCGGGCCTTTGACCAGACAGCAGTGGATTATGCGGGTCCTTTCACCACCATTCAAGTACGTGGACGTCAGCGTTTGAAAAGGTGGTTGTGTGTGTTCACCTGCCTAGCAACTCGGGCTGTGCATCTCGAGGTAGCGTGGGGACTCGACACAGACCGTTTCCTTAATGCGCTTACCAGATTTACAAGTAGGAGAGGAGTTCCCAAGGAAATGATCAGTGATAATGGAACCAACTTCGTCGGTGCAGTCAATGAACTTAAGGAACTTGTAGATCAGCTAGACAAGGAGCGGATTCAGCGTACAACTGCAAACAAGGGAATCGAGTGGAAATTTAACCCCCCGGGAGGACCCCACTTTGGTGGAGTACATGAAATAATCGTTAAAGCTGCCAAGAAAGCGATTTATGCGGTTCTCGGAAACAGTGATAACACGGATGAAGAACTGATCACAGTCGTTACAGGTGCTGAAGGTTTACTAAACTCCAGACCGCTTACCTACCAGACAGCAGATATTAGAGATGATGTGCCATTAACACCCAATCATTTTCTGTATGGACAAATGGGGGGACGGTTTGCGCCGGAGAATGTTGATACTACAGGATTCAATCCAAGAAAGAGGTGGCGAAAGGTACAAGATTTGATTTCTCGCGTGTGGTCTCGATGGTTAAAGGAGTACTTACCTACATTGAATGCTCGTCCCAAGTGGACTGAAGTTGTCAAGGACTTAAAGGAAGGGGACATTGTTTTAGTTCTGGACCCAAGGTTGCCACGAGGGCAATGGCCGCTGGGCCGCATCCTGGAGACATATCCTGGTCAGGACGGACATTCGCGTGTTGCGAAGGTTCAAGTTGGAGACAAAACTGTGGTGAGACCAATCCATAAATTGGTACCACTTTTTCGAAGCGAGCTTAATTGAGAACATTTAATGTCAAACTGAATCTTGTAATACACACTGCGGTACCCTCAGTGCGGGGAGGGGGAATGTTCAGAagagattgcgtgacattatTACGTTTACATTACGTTGCCCTTTGAtagtgacagctgtcaattaACTGTGTACTTTTTTTCGCCATGCGGTCGAAGTAGTTCGAGGCGAGTTTTCGAGTGTAGGACTTCTAGGCTAGGTTTTCGTGTCTTAGTTCATCTTGTTTACTAGTTTCCTAATAAAATGTTGAGTTCAACTAGACAGCTATCGAGTCTTGTGAACAATCATAAACCAGAAGAaaaataggcaccgtccttaattaatacACATAAGGCCACTGGTTACCCAATAATTCGAATGTTCAGGCAACGTAACGATTTGTAAGATTTGTAGGTCTATGGGAAGCATGAAATGACGAAGAAAATTGGCTAATCCTAGTTTACTTCACCTTGTGTCCTTGCGTCGATTTGAGGCGTTGTGGgctacatgtagttttgaaatttgctcctatcCTTTATTAATACACAAGGACACGAGGTGAAGTAAAAGtaagattattttatttattttcgtcGCTGTAAACTAGGATTAGCCGATTGTCACTGGATtgtttcccatataaacccttCAAATCGTTACGGTGACTGTGCATTCGAATTATGTTTGGGTTGCCTGTGACAAGGCTTGCATCATGCGCGATCACACAACTATCGATCATTTTAGTGCACTAAACCTTTAGTGCACTATGGAAAAACCTAGGAATAGATATATTCTTTTACAAGATGGACGTTTCGGAGAAAATTTGTGGTCAGTTGATTTTCGCGCTACTCTAGAACAATTGTCAAAAGGCGTGTTATTGGAAGAACTTTGCGAAACCGAACAACCCGGAGACTCAACCAGGATTGCTCTTAAGCTATTTGAGTATACACAAATCGCTTTTGAGTGTCGTAGGGAGGATGTTGCGCCTCTTACAAGAAAAGAAGCTAACTTGCTTTTGGCCATTGCCTCGGATACATTGAGATATCAAATATACATCGACAGAGGACGCTTGGATTTTGGGGGACGACTTAAGGCACGCAGAAGTCATGTTATAGTTTCAGTTGAAGGGAGTTCCAAGAATTTACCCGGTGTGGTACGGTTCAAAGGCAAGTTACGCAAAATGCCTGGCACAATGTTCGGAGTTCAGCTACATGTAAGTTAAGTTTTGTCGTGAACACCAGTCGGTGACAATTTAGAGCCACCTACTGTAAGtagaagatatctgtttacaaacattgtctttgctattcaaatgtgccaaccacggggaacaaaagaccctttgtttcgacagccaatgaggctctggttggcacattaatgacaatagatgacgtcaacgatattTTCCCAAAAGGTATGTTTGAGTGATTTCTTTTTGGTTACCAGTAGATCATAGGTTTTCAAGTGCAAGACCAGGCCTTtgtgttcaaaaggtggataacgctatccactggataaatcactatccactgctatgacttatccaatggatagtatGGATAGTAATTTATCTGGCGGGTAGCGCTAGCCATCGTTCGAACAACTGGTGGATAGTTCATTCATGTGAGATTGAAAAGTAGCATAAAGTATTTGTTCTTGTATTACCAGGAACTGTGGACCTTTGCTGTAACGTTTTCATGACAAATGTGGCAGATTCGCACTTAGAAGCATTTCTATGAGAacagagtaaaaaaaaatgtagtgcAAAGTTTATTGACATTTGGCCGGCCGGCACGTATTCAGATGGTATAAGGACAATTCGCCTCAGACATTAAGATGATTAGCCCCCAATagcaaaaaacagaaacaaaatataACACCATTTGTCTTTTTGCTATCAATAATGTAGTCAAAGAAGTGTAGTTGAACTGAAGCCAAAAGCCAAAAATTTGCAAACTCACACTCATGTGAATCATCTGTGGATTCCATGTATCTGTGGTCAGATATGGGatgttacgaaaactaagactcTCGAAAACCTACACTGTAAACCTCAGACTCCTAAGACAAGGGGTCTTCGTGGTACAAAAACTAAGAGTGGGTCTTAGCTTTTGTAGTACGAAAGCTAAATAGTACTTGTAAACAGTGGAAAGAAACCCACGAAAACTTACCGCTAGTCAGAGATTTGGGCGCTAGATTTTGCTTACATGGTTTAACTTAACTAGACATGACACTGTGACATGATTGTATGTGACAGAAAATCATCCATGATTACTTATTGGCACCGAAACTAAAGATGGGCTCTTTCGAATAATGAGAAACTGAGATCTAAGTTGCTGAAGACTATGGAACCATGAAGATCGTGTAAGATTTCCTTAATTGTCAGGATATGATGTTGTTCACATACAATTGCCTCATTCGCCCTGCTCATATCTACACAGACCTGTATGTCACCATCTTGTTTAGGGGTGACAGTCAATGCAGACACCCACGCTGTAAGAATGTTTGGCTCTTCTTCCTTTACATCTGCATCTAGCAAAGCACCCAGTTTCTGATCAAGAAAGGAAACCTTCATACCTGCTGGACTACTGGTTTAATGTCCTTATAGTGTAACTGGGGCTGATGGTCCTTCAGCTTTCCAGCTCCAGTAAGGATATCTGCATAATTTATTCCTCTTGATCATCTTTGTCATTCCCCTCTGTCACCAGTGAACAGAACTGTTCCAACTCATAGCTTATTTAAAAGTTTCTTGCTGTACTTCTCCCCAGCGGCGGTCTACCACTTTGATTACTGTGAACTTCTCCAATATAGACACAGGCTATTTTGGCAACAAATGTTGCTATGACTTGAACTGGCTCACTCTGCCCATATGCCAATAACTTCTTATTTAACTCCTTGGATCCACAGTAAATAATTATGTTTCTGTTTCAGACTGTTCCAAGCTTCATAGTCTATCAGGTTACCTGAGGCTCCTGAATCAAACAGTACACCCATTGTTTAAATTAACTCCACCAACCTTTTAGGCATTATTTCACCAGTTTGCTGTTGTCCTTCCACAACAAATGCATATTTATCCCCTCGTTCAGCTGCTCCAATGTGGAAGCACTATGGCGTAGAGGTTAGCACTCTGGTCTCACGATTCTAATGGTTGCTGGTTCGATTCCAAGGTTCGCTGGTTCGAGGCCTAGCTGCCATCATGTTGTTTCCTTAGACAAGAGACTTTACTCTACACTGTACTCTAcactctcttcacccaggtgcataaatgggtactggcgatATACTGCCGGGGATAACCCTTCCAGGGGAGAGAGTAATAAttctcctagttgcttcatgctattgaaactgggataagctccggccatAATGGGCGCCAGTGGCTTGCatttgactttacctttacctcaGGTACTCAATGCTTTAAATTTCTGCTTGGTTTTTGGTACAGGCTTCTTAGTTCCCTTTTTCTCGCAACATACTGCAAATGTCGCTAAATCCCACACTCATTTATCTCTCACTGGACAGCATACATCTTTTGCAAAATGGCCAACACAATGTCAGTGACTGACCTGCTTTTGGCTTTTGGGTGGCTTTCCCTTTTGGTTGTACTCTGTCCCCTctcataactggttgttctaggtttactgtgggacagaatgtaatttccgcgaacatgACTGGAAGACTGGagagaaaatgtattttttatataagcaggaaaattattaaaaaacagacagcagtaatatgaggaaatttgtAATGCGCTGATTGCAGCATGAAGCATGTAGAGTTTGACATTAGTGGTAAGAGGGAAAGTAATCTTCAAATATATGAATCAAAGTATTCTCTGACTTACATCATACCACTCCTTTGACAAGAAGTCATGAAAaggcctttttttttcgtttgctaTGAGGATAACAGCATTGCTTTGtcgcaatttttttatgagacaaacttgttcagaaatcaaaagtctacgctagcagcacacaccagggctattcTTGAGGTTGTTTCTCTAAAAAAACCTCGTTCTCTGATGGATACCTTTGATGACATTAATTACAATCTGAAGTTACCATCTTTGTCAGCAAGACTATGATAATGGCATAAAACCAGATCTTGCATGGCCAAAACTTCTACTTGTTCTCATTCTTTCCTGAAATCTAAAGCTCTCTTTTCTTAAACTCACGAGCACATGTACAATATGGCTGCTTAGAATAACCCATCATGCCTTGCAGCTTACCTAGACACTACAGCCTTTCCTTTCCACTACAGTTCACagaacttttttttaaactgaaaacCAAAAGTCTTATTTTAACGTCTTAAACTTTCCTGCTACATTACATGTAGGTTTCCCTAGAACATAGTCCTTAAACCTTCCTGATTGTTTGAGAGTACGCCCAGGTCTAGAGTGATCAACTACAATTGGGTTTAGCTCTGGAATGTTCATGCTCTcaacgttgttgttgttcccTGGGGGTTCTGGCTGTTCAGGTGGTTCTAGCTCATCGAGTCATACATAGGGCTTTGCAGAAAGCTATTTCTGTTATACATCACTCATTCACTAAACTTGACTGCGACTTGGCTTTCTTCTTTGGCCAACACTGCATATGGTTCTGCTTCAAAGTTAGGGGTGTGACTTTATCTCCAGGAATTATGAGGCTTGCAACTGCACCTCATTATTTTGTCCTCTGCATAACCTTTCTCTGTCCCTAGTGTTCTCATTAATCACTTACTGATCTTGTCTTGACTCTCGACTGGCAACTTGGACTTGATCTCCCTCCTAGACATGAGAAAGGCAGGAGTGGTACCTGTTGAGACTTGAGGTGTGGACATGCCACAAGGTACTTTGGTAGTTCTTCTGTCCATCTTTTCCATTCCACCCCTGCTACCTCTGAGGTCTTCAAGAGGGATCTATTGTACATCACCTTTGGCTTGTGTTCAAAGTGATGGGGATCTCCTGTGTTCAATTCTACATTCAAAAAAGAACTCCTCAATTTTCTTCCTCGTGAACTGTGGACCGTTGTCTGACTGAGTTGATTGAGTAAGGGTTTCCACACCATGCAAAAATCTCTGttaattccataatcttgagtGTCGTAGTTAACCACATCACTACCACTTCATAGTACCAACTGTTGTTATCAACTACAGCTACAAGTAGTAGTAAGCTTGCAACCATAGGCAATGGTCTGATGAAATCAGCAGCAAGATCCTGGTTTCCTGAAACTCTGTGGTATCACAATCCTATCTCTTTGCGttgctaataataattattggccTATGGTACAAAGTTCATTCTTCACACATACATAACCAGGCATCTTTCACCGTGACAAATATCCTGAGTGGATGCACTGACGTGTGCTTGTTAATTCTGGATCGTCTTCAGACTCTCTTTCAATTACTCCAAGAGTCAAAGTGACTAGTGTACTTTCCTGTGTCATGTATCTGACAATTTCCGTCTTTTCACCGCTTGAATCCTTTGGGTTGGTATGGTTTAATGTGGACAAGGGGATATTTCCTTTACCAGGGCAGTACACTACCTGATAGTCGTGGCATTGTACTCATTATAGTCTGAGAACCCAACACTCAATCCTTGTGGATTGCTTGAAATGTTTACTACAAATACATTCCAGTGGCTTGTGGTCTGTCCCGATTTCGAATGGACACCTGTAGGCATAGACAACGAACCTCTCACAGGCCCATACTAAGTCCAGTGCTCCCCTCTCTGTTTGTGCGCATTTGAATGGTTTCTTGAAGCAGAATTTTTTATAACACAGCTCTCTATTTGTTATCCTCTGGTTGGAGTAGTACTGCTCCCAGTCCATCATGGCCAGCGTCTGCCACAATTTTTACCTTGCAATCACCTCTGAAGTAGGAAGCATGTTTGTTGATGTCATGTTGTTTCTTGGCACTGCAAATGAAGGCTTTTCCTTTCCTCAGCAACTTCACTACAGCTGCAGCTTCTCTTCGCTTGGTCTGATCCCTCTTCCACTAAGATCATGCCCAGAAAAAGTCAACTTTCGTAACCTGAACTGGCATTTCTCTCTATTTAAGGTCAACCCCTTCTCACGCTTTAGAACTGCATGCAATTTACTGTCATGTTCCTTTTGGTCTACCCTGTAGACAATCAGACCATTCTGCAATATTTGCAACACGGGTGCAGCCTTAGATAACATTTTGATGTGATCTTCTGGTAATGATCCTGAGCTGAAGAGATCCCAAACATTAGTCTCTTGTACCAGTACAATCCGATGGGTCACAAACATAATTTCCAGTGACTTTTCTTGAAGCTCCATTTGGTGGATTCCCCATCTAAGATCTAAGTTGCTGAAGACTGTGGAACCATGAAGGTCATACAAGATTTCCTCAATTGTCGGGATAGGATGTTGTTCACATACAATTGCCTCATTCGCCCTGCTCGTATCTACCTAGACCTGTATGTCATCATCTTATTTAGGGTCGACAATCATCCAGTTTCTGATCAACTTTGTCTTGGATACCAAAGGGAGCCTTCGTACATCCTGGGCAAgtgtttcaataacttctgaaatagccgtccatgatagcccattgaaggcggcagtttgacaagtttatgatagcatttttagtgaaaatcaaggtaaactagccggcggtgtgaggcaaagcaggcggcggtataccgccggtaactggcttctattgaaacccctgcctGGGCTACTGGTTTTATGTCCTTATTGTGTAACTTGAGCTGATGGTCCTGCAGTGCAATGGATGTCTTAAGGGGAACCATAGGACATGTACCACTGGTAAGTTAAAActcattttattttcatcaacCAGCAACTGTCAACTGGagagagggtaatgtgaagtgctagatttctatcccatatgaaccatgtgagcgttagccctactgatggaaatgggcccacacaaggacagagaaaaactctgaccagggtgggaatt
The Montipora capricornis isolate CH-2021 chromosome 10, ASM3666992v2, whole genome shotgun sequence genome window above contains:
- the LOC138021127 gene encoding uncharacterized protein, yielding MEWLKEEVRIRVDAVEMAHGIEAEPRGGARDGGNFRNRTLFSDNSGFSKDTPVPTAKPPCVRCGGNHGVWSCKGFQNLGVKERWDVAKEKKLCFRCLASGHEGRFCPKARPCPVGGCKRSHHHLLHGFVQPDAKDERVVTPRGGGGGTSTYAHTETATEAFSLRTVPVWLKGNGRKVKVNALLDDGSNETFLNEEIAGVLGLKERYQTVKVNVLNNEVETFQSMPLEVTIESLDGEFCKDIKVKTCPKRVTGDYKVENWRQSKDRWVHLRECDFAEPAQDGYVDLLIGVDNADLHYSRADVRGEEGAPVARLGPLGWTCVGSPEGRQGAGARTHVSRTLFTREPTVSVDSVCCDVDRTLRRFWEVENCGLRGHDTLIVTEEENEALKKLKESIRYTGKGYKVGVPWKEDKPELPENRHTALIRLCNTENKLKKDCALGDEYSEIIHSYVEKGYLRRVEPEESSPPEVWYLPHFPVIRMDKTTTKVRIVFDCSAKTDGVSLNDAICAGPKLQKDLFDVLIRFRRNPVALACDIKEMYLQVEIEESDRPYFRLLWRDLDSSREPDVYEFSRVVFGKNSAPMEAQFVAQENARRHRHQYPLAAETVMKSTYMDDSIDSVETVREGIQLYKELDSLWGIAGMKARKWISNSSEVVEVTPKADRATELKITEGQEPVVKTLGVSWNSTSDTLNISTAEESTELLPTKRNVLKKVATVFDLLGLVSPFVIRAKILLQETWARGYDWDDVICDEVAGRIGSWYDQLRSLASVQVPRCLREAKEVIAQRVVTFVDASIQAYGTAVYLQCEYSDATTSSRLIASKSKVAPLKPMTVPRLELMGAVLGLRLTQHLIELLGLPMQTVTFYSDSMDVLWWVRGHGRSFRPFVANRVGEIQLVTEPAQWQHVGTAENPADLCTRGATPEELEGNSLWWQGPKWLLSSDKASWPKMDVRGRPATLPETKKRQEGASASALTCRLQEQKTEPRCNTWRLEPTRFSSWTRLVRLQARVWREVYNMRNPTEKITGRELLPEEIEDAEEEIISQTQLTAFPEEYMALSKGREIPKKSLLSKLCPWLDDQGVMRCSGRLQFAESLQYDVRFPIILPRGQWVTRLIVKHFHEMANHGAGTNFVLSQLSGKFWIVAAREEIRAWENECNECKRRKNKPATQIMGPLPQVRLRFTYRAFDQTAVDYAGPFTTIQVRGRQRLKRWLCVFTCLATRAVHLEVAWGLDTDRFLNALTRFTSRRGVPKEMISDNGTNFVGAVNELKELVDQLDKERIQRTTANKGIEWKFNPPGGPHFGGVHEIIVKAAKKAIYAVLGNSDNTDEELITVVTGAEGLLNSRPLTYQTADIRDDVPLTPNHFLYGQMGGRFAPENVDTTGFNPRKRWRKVQDLISRVWSRWLKEYLPTLNARPKWTEVVKDLKEGDIVLVLDPRLPRGQWPLGRILETYPGQDGHSRVAKVQVGDKTVVRPIHKLVPLFRSELN